In Pyrus communis chromosome 8, drPyrComm1.1, whole genome shotgun sequence, one genomic interval encodes:
- the LOC137743066 gene encoding putative pentatricopeptide repeat-containing protein At1g12700, mitochondrial: MMRATIGASSSLKVGYGSRSCTTRLRLKLKDMLPCLVQSSSVVVFFNNYLALFHSRTSESTESRNTQQHQLVKITNVEDALDVFDEMLQRRPLPSVVHFNQILTQLAKLKHYSTVISLNNKMGVSGICPDVYTLSIVVNCFCHLHQMGFGLSVLGNFFKLGFEPNITTYTTLINGFILQNRVAEAATLFKKMLDSGNCKPNVVTFGTLVKGLCAKGNNTAAIQLLKKMGEGACKPNVVIYNTIIDSLCKDTLVVDAQNLFSEMTSKGVAPNVRTYNSLIHGVCKLGNWKEATRLLNEMVSKHIFPNVCTFNVLVDTFCKEGMVQEARSVVKMMIQRDIEPSTITYSSLMDGYCLRGEMDEAKKVFEVMLSKDCMVDTRSYNILINGCCKLKRMDDARMLFLEMSHRGIVPNMVTYNTLIDGFCKMGRIQDAHNLLSQMQALGQLPNVRTYNILLDGLSKNQQFPKAVELLEEMEGKKLDFDIVTYNILIQGLCRAEKVEYAWDLFQSLSLKGIQPDVRSYNIMISGFCNGGLTCEAENLLREMEERGRSPDGCTYNTIIRGFFNNNDTSRAVRLIQEMVERGFCADASTAELIVNLLSKDEVNPALLAFIKCPR, from the coding sequence ATGATGCGGGCAACGATTggtgcttcttcttctttgaaggTTGGTTATGGCAGCAGAAGCTGCACCACCAGACTGAGACTCAAACTCAAAGATATGCTGCCTTGTCTTGTTCAATCTTCTTCTGTTGTTGTTTTCTTCAACAATTACTTGGCTTTGTTTCACTCTCGCACTTCTGAATCGACCGAATCTAGAAACACCCAACAACACCAGCTTGTGAAAATCACTAATGTGGAGGATGCTCTCGATGTGTTCGACGAAATGCTTCAAAGGCGTCCTCTGCCTTCCGTTGTCCATTTCAACCAAATCTTGACTCAACTTGCCAAGTTGAAACATTACTCGACAGTCATCTCATTGAATAATAAAATGGGTGTTTCGGGAATTTGTCCTGATGTTTATACTCTAAGTATTGTCGTTAACTGCTTTTGCCATTTACACCAAATGGGGTTTGGTTTGTCAGTCTTGGGAAACTTCTTCAAATTGGGTTTTGAACCAAATATCACGACCTACACCACTCTAATCAATGGCTTTATTCTCCAGAATAGAGTGGCTGAGGCAGCAACACTTTTCAAGAAAATGTTGGACAGTGGTAATTGTAAACCGAATGTGGTTACTTTCGGTACCCTAGTCAAGGGCCTTTGCGCGAAAGGTAACAACACTGCAGCAATCCAATTGCTTAAGAAGATGGGAGAAGGGGCTTGCAAGCCTAACGTAGTTATTTATAACACGATTATCGACAGTCTTTGCAAAGATACTCTAGTTGTGGATGCACAGAACCTCTTCTCGGAAATGACGAGTAAGGGTGTTGCCCCAAATGTCAGGACCTATAACTCTTTGATTCATGGAGTTTGCAAATTAGGAAATTGGAAAGAAGCTACAAGATTGTTGAATGAAATGGTGAGTAAACATATCTTTCCGAATGTGTGCACCTTCAATGTCTTGGTTGATACATTTTGTAAAGAGGGGATGGTCCAAGAAGCAAGGAGCGTGGTCAAAATGATGATTCAAAGAGATATCGAACCTAGTACGATTACTTACAGTTCGCTTATGGATGGGTATTGTCTGCGAGGAGAAATGGACGAGGCGAAAAAGGTTTTTGAAGTAATGCTTAGCAAAGACTGCATGGTCGATACTCGTAGTTATAACATATTGATAAACGGCTGTTGTAAGCTTAAAAGGATGGATGATGCCCGGATGCTTTTTCTGGAAATGTCTCATAGGGGAATTGTTCCAAATATGGTTACTTATAACACTCTTATAGATGGGTTTTGCAAGATGGGAAGAATACAAGATGCACATAACTTGCTCTCTCAAATGCAAGCTTTAGGCCAACTTCCAAATGTTCGAACGTATAATATTTTACTGGATGGCCTTTCTAAAAACCAACAATTTCCCAAGGCAGTTGAATTGTTGGAAGAGATGGAGggaaagaagttggattttgatATTGTAACTTACAATATTCTTATTCAAGGTTTGTGCAGAGctgaaaaagttgaatatgcTTGGGATCTCTTTCAGAGTTTGTCATTAAAAGGAATTCAACCTGATGTCAGGTCTTATAATATAATGATTAGTGGATTTTGTAATGGGGGGCTAACATGTGAGGCAGAAAACTTGCTAAGGGAAATGGAAGAGAGAGGTCGTTCTCCAGATGGTTGCACGTACAACACAATTATCCGAGGGTTTTTCAATAACAACGACACATCAAGGGCGGTGAGGCTTATTCAAGAAATGGTGGAGAGGGGTTTTTGTGCAGATGCATCGACTGCGGAGTTGATCGTTAATTTATTGTCAAAAGATGAAGTAAATCCTGCTTTGTTGGCATTTATAAAATGTCCGCGATGA